One window from the genome of Anopheles coluzzii chromosome X, AcolN3, whole genome shotgun sequence encodes:
- the LOC120951350 gene encoding uncharacterized protein LOC120951350 — protein sequence MFAARSILCRLYNTLIFMHLIYVTRSFGVIFEEYVVDQGRNLTLRCDSKHPVRWVREGRREDVRQFQLDGSLVLTNLTARDSGRYTCSAAIPTLTTVGVLEGTEPDPSATAPGNDSSTRPAYDAGYENATTDEPADDEDGGYDASSAASEEHFVELLKVNVKVRTPPLAVSNFYVRASTIIAVLVWEVMPNRTGGYAIRDFTAEMRKMRESSNETELPWETIDPRHISPNARQLEIYHLIPNTTYEFRIWGNNQLGAGEIVTILATTQPRMEEKDLVRRIMIDAKNFDTRVWIAAVGIVMGTLVILSLGTCIVLYKECREPAANDKDEELDSLELVPNIILNPGFCDSDDQGQNPLAPPIPRTLPYNRYRTGGPHDGRGRPVDDEDDEDDDEDDEEPMTFSRRMSIFFTGNTIKRI from the exons TGATCTACGTGACGCGGTCGTTCGGTGTCATCTTCGAGGAGTATGTCGTGGACCAGGGCCGCAATCTGACGCTCCGGTGCGACTCGAAGCATCCGGTGCGCTGGGTGCGGGAGGGCCGCCGGGAGGACGTGCGCCAGTTCCAG cTGGACGGTTCGCTCGTGCTGACAAACCTTACCGCAAGGGACAGCGGCCGGTACACCTGCTCGGCCGCGATACCCACCCTCACGACGGTCGGCGTGCTGGAGGGCACCGAGCCGGACCCGTCCGCCACTGCGCCCGGCAATGACAGCAGCACGCGGCCCGCCTACGATGCCGGGTACGAGAACGCCACCACCGACGAGCCGGCGGACGACGAGGACGGCGGGTACGATGCTTCGTCCGCCGCGTCCGAGGAGCACTTCGTCGAGCTGCTGAAGGTGAACGTGAAGGTGCGGACGCCCCCGCTCGCGGTGTCCAACTTTTACGTGCGCGCGTCCACCATCATCGCCGTGCTGGTGTGGGAGGTGATGCCGAACCGGACCGGCGGGTACGCGATACGCGACTTCACCGCCGAGATGCGCAAGATGCGCGAGAGCAGCAACGAGACGGAGCTGCCCTGGGAAACGATCGATCCCCGCCACATCAGCCCGAACGCG cgcCAGCTCGAAATCTATCATCTCATACCGAACACGACGTACGAGTTTCGGATCTGGGGCAACAATCAGCTCGGGGCCGGCGAGATCGTTACCATCCTGGCGACGACCCAGCCGCGCATGGAGGAGAAAG ATCTGGTCCGCCGCATCATGATCGATGCGAAAAACTTTGACACCCGCGTCTGGATAGCGGCGGTCGGCATCGTGATGGGCACGCTCGTCATCCTGTCGCTCGGTACCTGCATCGTGCTGTACAAGGAGTGCCGCGAACCAGCCG CGAACGATAAGGACGAGGAGCTGGACAGTCTCGAGCTGGTGCCGAACATCATCCTGAATCCGGGCTTCTGCGACTCGGACGACCAGGGCCAGAACCCGCTGGCGCCACCGATACCGCGCACCCTGCCGTACAACCGGTACCGGACGGGCGGGCCGCACGACGGCCGAGGGCGCCCGgtggacgacgaggacgacgaggacgacgacgaggacgacgaggagcCGATGACGTTCAGCCGCCGGATGTCGATCTTCTTCACCGGCAACACGATCAAGCGGATTTGA